The following coding sequences are from one Saccopteryx bilineata isolate mSacBil1 chromosome 3, mSacBil1_pri_phased_curated, whole genome shotgun sequence window:
- the CNR2 gene encoding cannabinoid receptor 2: MATPTPGISLLGWTLHSKDFSASPAESEGHSMARCSGTKAANGSKDDLDFNLMKDYMILNSQQKIAIAVLCTPLGLLSALENLAVLYLILSSHRLRRKPSYLFISSLAGADFLASVVFACNFVNFHVFHGVDSKAVFLLKIGSVTMTFTASVGSLLLTAIDRYLCLRYPPAYKALLTRGRALVTLGIMWLLSALVSYLPLMGWTCCPSRCSELFPLIPNDYLLGWLLFIAFLFSGIIYTYGHVLWKAHQHVASLAEHQDRQVPGMARMRLDVRLAKTLGVVLAVLFVCWFPALVLMAYSLTTTLSDQVKKIFAFCSLLCLVNSMVNPVIYALRSGEIRSSAHHCLTRWKKYLRCLGLDGKEEVPKSSVTETEADVKITQWPDSRGLHRSDC; the protein is encoded by the coding sequence TAAAGACTTCTCAGCAAGCCCAGCAGAATCTGAAGGACACTCCATGGCGAGATGTTCGGGGACCAAGGCAGCCAATGGCTCCAAGGATGACTTGGATTTCAACCTCATGAAGGATTACATGATTCTGAACAGTCAGCAGAAGATAGCTATTGCGGTCTTGTGCACCCCCCTGGGCCTGCTAAGTGCCCTGGAGAACCTGGCTGTGCTCTACCTGATCCTGTCCTCCCACCGGCTCCGCAGGAAGCCCTCATACCTGTTCATTAGCAGCTTGGCTGGGGCTGACTTCCTGGCCAGTGTGGTCTTTGCCTGTAACTTTGTAAACTTCCATGTCTTTCACGGTGTGGATTCTAAGGCTGTCTTTCTGCTGAAGATTGGCAGTGTGACCATGACCTTCACAGCCTCTGTAGGCAGCCTGCTGCTGACGGCCATTGACCGCTATCTCTGTCTACGCTACCCGCCTGCGTACAAAGCCCTGCTCACCCGTGGGAGAGCGCTGGTGACCCTGGGAATCATGTGGCTGCTCTCAGCCTTGGTCTCCTACCTGCCCCTCATGGGATGGACTTGCTGTCCCAGTCGCTGCTCTGAGCTTTTCCCTCTGATCCCCAATGACTATCTGCTGGGCTGGCTCCTGTTCATAGCCTTCCTCTTCTCTGGCATTATCTACACCTATGGGCATGTCCTCTGGAAGGCCCATCAGCATGTCGCCAGCCTGGCAGAGCACCAGGACAGGCAGGTGCCAGGAATGGCCCGGATGAGGCTGGATGTGAGGTTAGCCAAGACCCTGGGGGTGGTGCTGGCTGTTCTCTTTGTATGCTGGTTCCCGGCACTAGTCCTCATGGCCTACAGCCTGACCACCACTCTCAGTGACCAGGTCAAGAAGATCTTCGCcttttgctctctgctctgccttgTCAACTCCATGGTCAACCCCGTCATCTACGCCCTGCGGAGTGGGGAGATTCGCTCCTCTGCCCACCACTGCCTCACCCGCTGGAAGAAGTATCTGAGATGCCTAGGGCTTGACGGGAAAGAGGAGGTCCCGAAGTCCTCAGTCACTGAGACAGAGGCTGATGTGAAAATCACGCAGTGGCCAGATTCCAGAGGTCTACACCGTTCTGATTGCTGA